The following is a genomic window from Geminicoccaceae bacterium.
TAATAGAGCATGGCCGGAAGCAATGCGGCGACCGCCACCGTCAGGTAGGAGATATCGAGGAACTCGGCCATGAGGAAGGCGGCGGCTCCCATGATCGGCGGCGTGAGCTGCCCGCCCGTGGAGGCGACCGCCTCGATGGCTCCGGCATCGCGCTTGGAGTAGCCGCTGCGTTCCATGAGCGGGATGGTGACGACACCGGTGGTGACCACGTTGGAAACCGCACTGCCCGAAATCGAGCCGAACAGCGCCGATCCGATCACCGAGATCTTCGCACTGCCGCCGCGCGAACGGCCAGCTGCGGCCATGGCCAGATCGGTGAGGAAGGCGCCTCCGCCAGCCGCAAACAGCAACTGGCCGAAGAACACGAACAGCAGGACGATGATCGTTCCCACGGCCAGGGGCGTGGAAAACACCGCACTGGAATCGAAGCCGATGTACTGCACCAGACGCAGCGGGCTCAGTTCCTTGCCGATCAGCCGGCCCGGCACCTTGTCGGCTAACAGGGCGTAGACGATGAACACCGCGACAATCGAGAAGAGCATCCAGCCCGCACGGCGGCGAACGCCTTCCATGACAGCCAGGGTGACCACGGCACCGATGACGGTGATCTGCCACGGCCGATAGGCCTGTTCATGCAACAGCCAGGAAAAGTCCCACATCGCATAGAGAAGCGTGAGGAGGACGACGATGGCTATCACACCGTCGACCCGGCCCGTACCTTCGGTCTCCCTGCCGTCGAACCCGAAGCGCAGATAGGCGATGGCGAGCGCCAGACCCAGTTGCAGGGCCATGTATTGCTGGGTCAGGACGGCAAAACCGAGCCGGGTCGGAGCCTCGACGTTCCACAGGATGCAGGCGAGGCACATGATGGTGGCCATCGCCGCAACGAGTTTGTCGCGTAGTGCCGCCGGGATCATTGTCCGGCCTCCTCGGGCCAGTACAGCCGCATGGGATTGTCGATCAGGAGCTTGCGCTGCAACTCCCCGGTCGGCGCGATCTGTGGAATGATGTCGACCAGTTCGCCATCGTCCGGCACGTGCGAGCGCATGTTGGGATGTGGCCAGTCCGTCCCCCATAGAACACGATCGGGGAACTGCTCCACAAGTGTACGGGCAAACGGAACCACGTCATGATAGGGCGGTCCCTCGACCGTGAGCCGCTCGGGACAGGAGACCTTGACCATGAAGTTCGGGCGGGTATGGAGAAAGGCGAGGAAACTGGCGAAGGCCGGCCCGTCGACCCCGGCGGCGGTATCCGGGCGGCCCATGTGGTCGATCACCACCGTACCCGGCAGCGTTTCGAGGAAGGGCACCAGTTCCGGCAGCTCGGCAGCCTCGAAATAGACCACTGTGTGCCAGCCAAGCGGCTGGATGCGCTGTGCGACCGTCTGGAACACCTCTTTCGGTGTCGCATCGACGAGCCGCTTGATGAAGTTGAAACGCACGCCGCGCACTCCGTCGCGGTGCAACTGCTGCAATTCCTCGTCGCTCGCCTCGGGACCGGCGATGGCAACGCCGCGTGCCTTTCCGTCCGATCCGCGCAGGGCATCGACCAGAGCGGTGTTATCCCGACCGTGGCAGGTCGCCTGGACGATGACATTGCGGGCGAAGCCCAGGTGATCGCGCAGGGCAAACAGCTGCTCCTTCGGCGCATCGACGGGCGTGTACTTGCGCTCGGGCGCGAACGGGAACACGGCAGCCGGGCCGAACACATGACAATGCGCATCGACGGCACCGGCAGGCGGGCGATAGTCCGGCTTCTTCGGGTCGGGATGAAACGGCAGATAATCGGGATCCATCATCGGAACTCACTCGGTAATATTGTTGAATATCTTCACTCGGGGATAATGACCGGTCATCATGGCGCGAAGACCAGTCCGTCGAACAGCTTGCGTGCTGTGCGCAACGTGCCAGCCCGGATCACCTCTCCCTGCGCATCACGCTCCAGCATCACCTCGACGGACCCGCTTGGATGCTCGACGGCAAATATCTCCCCTTGCGGAAGAACAGCCCGCCGGGCGGCAGGTCCATCGGGCAGCAGGCAGGCGGTAGCTACCGAGACCGCGGCGAGCACGCCGATCGAGGCGTGGCAGCGGTGGGGTATGAAGCTTCGCGTCGCGACCACCCCACCCTCGGCCGGAGGTGCAACCAACGTCATCTTGGGCACCGATTTGGCGGCGACATCGCCCAGGTTCATCATCGGACCGACGGCCAGGCGGATGGCTTCGAGCTGCCGCTTCAATGCCTCGTTGGCTTCCAGTTCCTCGCGGCTCTCGCGTCCGGTGACACCCAGAGCCACGGCATCGAGGATGACGCATGGCATACCGTTGTCGATGAGTGTCACATCGATACCTTCGACACGATCGACAGGGTTCCCGCTGGGGAGAAGTGCCCCGCACATCGAACCGGCGATATTCCCGAACATCAACGGCACGGGAGCATGATGGCCGGGTACACCGGCGATGGAGGCATCCCCGCGATAGCTCACGACGCCATCCGGCGTGTCCACCACCGCTGTTGCCGTTTCCCCGGAATTCTCCATGAAGATACGAACTTCGGTCGTGCCGTTTCCAGCTGCCACAAGCCCGCGCTCGATGGCGAACGGGCCGACGCCGGCGAGGATATTGCCGCAGTTCTGCGCATCGCTGACGACCGGCTTGTCGGGAAATACCTGCAAGAAGAGATAATCGACATCTGCATCCGGCCGCTGCGACCGGCGCACCACCGCCACCTTGGAGGTCAGCGGATCGGCCCCGCCGATACCGTCGATCTGGCGCGGATCGGGTGATCCCATGATCGCCAGCAGCAGCGCGTCCCGGACCGTCCCGTCCTCCGGCAGATCTCCTGCCAGGAAATAGGCACCCTTGGACGAGCCCCCGCGCATCCACATGCACGGTATGCCGTCAGACATAGCGCAGCCCCTTTTCCGCCAGACGCTCGCGCATCTTGTACATGTCGAGACCGAGTTCGCCCCGGGCCAGTCGCTGGCGCTTTTCGTCCTCGTTTGCCGTGCGTGCCCGGGCCTTGTCCAACACCTCGGCCGCCTCGGCACGACGGACCACGCAGACGCCGTCGTCATCCGCGACGATCACATCGCCAGGCTCGACGGCCGCTCCGGCACAAACGACCGGAACATTGATCGAACCCAGTGTCTCCTTGACGGTCCCCTGTGCACAGACGGCCTTCGACCATACCGGAAAGCCCATGGCGGTGAGGTCGCGCACATCGCGCACTCCGGCATCGATGACCAGTCCGATACAGCCGCGAGCCTTGGCCGATGTGGCAATCAGATCGCCGAAATAGCCGGCGTCCGACGGAGACGTGGTCGCCAGCACCAGCATGTCGCCGGGCTTGACCTGCTCGATGGCCACATGCAGCATCCAGTTGTCGCACGGCGGAGCGAGGATCGTCACAGCACTGCCCGCCACCGCCGCCCCGGGCCATATCGGCCGCATGTAGCTGGCCAGCAGGCCCTTCCTTCCCTGTGCCTCATGCACCGTCGCCACCCCGGCCTCGCCCAGCCCCTTGATGACGTCCGCATCGGCACGCTCGATGTTCTGCACGACGACATTCATTTCCCGGTTCTCCCTGACCGCCGAATCTGCGGATCAAATATGTGAATATCCAGATATTACAGCCTGACTGTGCAATTCAGAGTTCGTCGACCGTGCGCGGGAAGATCGACTGGAAACCCTCGGCATATTTGCAGTCGCGCCCGCCGGACTGTCCGCCGGAATTGCGCTTGAAGTGATTGGCCCGGTTCTGCGCGACGCGGGTGTAGTATTCCCACAGGTGCTCCTGCCCCTGCATGCACTCGATCGCCGCGCGCTTTTTCTCCCACACGGGAGTGATGTCGAGGAATGTGTCGGGTTTCCAGCCCATCTGCTCGGTCTGATGCGGTTCGAACAGATAGAGCTGCGGCGCTCCCAGCACCTTCTCCCCCGGATTGTGGCCCCATGCCTGGGCAATCATGCGGGTCTCAAGGGCCACCGTCGTGGCATACATGTGATCGGTATTGTACGGGTCGTACTGGGAATGACTGAGCATGAAGCGGGGCTGCACCCGACGGATCACATCGACGAGCCTGTTCTTGGCCTCGCGATCCAGCTCAAGCGGATAATCTCCCAGATCGAAGAACAGGATCTCATGGGTACCCAGAGCCCGCGCGGCATTCTCCGCTTCGGTCCTGCGCTCGGACTTGACCCTGTCCAGCGTCATGCCCGGCAGCTTCCACAACTTGGCACTCTCGCCACGCTCGCCATAGGACAGGCAGACGACCGTGACCTTGTAACCAAGTTGCTGATGCAGGGCGATGGCACCTCCGCACCGCCAGACGAAATCGGCTGAATGAGCACTGATGACGAGCGCGGTCTTGTCCGCTGACATGACTGCGGTTCCTCCCTGATATGTTGCGTCTTGTCCTACATTGCGCTTTTCCTTCCCCTTTGCCCAATTCGAAGCATGTACAATTTGCGCGGCATTATTCATTTTATGCAATTTACTGTCTCGTCGCGGGTTTCGGGATCCCCGTTTATCATGGAAAACAAATCGGTTATCCTGAGGACAAGGGCTACGAAACGGGCAAGATCAGGGATAGCGGAACATGCCGGCGCATGGATGTCTGACCAACCTGCGTCACCTCGGCGGGTTTCTTGCCATCGCCGGGCGGGGCACGATATCGGCGGCGGCCGAATCGGTCGCGGCGTCGCAGCCGGCCCTCACCCAGGCGCTGGCCGGGCTGGAAGCGCGCCTGGGCGTGCCGCTGTTCGACCGCCGCCACGACGGCATGGTCCTCACCGAACCGGGACGGATCCTGCGGGTCCGGGTCGAGCGCTGCACGGACCATCTGCGCCGGGCCATGAGCGAGATCGGCGCGCGTCCCCATCTCGCCGGGCAGCTGTCCATGTCACGCATCCGGGCGCTGATCGCCGTCGCCGAGGAAGGCAGTCTGCGCATGGCGGCGCGCGCCTGCGACCTTCGCGTTTCCAGCATAAGCCGTTCGTGCCGCGACCTCGAACTGAGGCTCGGCGTGGCCCTGCTGGAGCGCACCTCGACCGGCCTCGGTCCCACCCGGCGTGCGGAACAGCTGGCGCGCCTGAGCCGACTGGCACTGGCCGAACTGCGCGAGGCTGAAGACGAACTGCGCATCTGGCGCGGTGAATATACCGGCCGGCTGGCCATCGGCTGCCTGCCCCTGGCACAATCGACGATCCTGCCCGCAGCACTCGCCCGGTTCACCGTCGAATACCCGCGCATCGACTGTTCAATTGTCGATGGCTACTACGCGACCCTGTCGCGTGCGCTGGGACATGCCGACATCGACCTCATCATCGGCGCGCTGCGCCGCGGCGACCTGAGCGAGGAATTCGAGGAACACGCCCTTTTCGGCGATGAACTCGTCGTGGTTGCACGCAAGGGACACGCCCTCGAAGGACGGCACAGGCTGACGCTGGCCGACCTGCACGGGTTCAGCTGGATCGCCCCGCGCACCAGCGCACCGGCGCGCGAATATTTCGAACGGCTGCTCGGCGAGCTGCCGCAGGCGCCGGCGGCCGCAATCGAGACCGGCGCACACAGCGTCATGCGCGGGCTCCTGCGCGCCACCGACCGTCTCACCCTCGTTTCCCTGTCCCAGGTCCGCGACGATCTCACCCACGGCCTCCTGTGTCAGCTCGACCTGGACCTGCCCCCCAGCGCGCGCATCATCGGCTACACGCACCGCCGCCAATGGCTCCCCAACCTGCCTCAGCAACGCTTCCTCGAAATCCTCAGATCCGTGGTGCATGACCTCTGAAGGACTCCGCCGACCACGGCCGCGACCCGATTTGCCATGCGTTTCGTCACGTTGTGCAGAATTTCAATTCAGGTCAAAAAGTCCTATCAGCATACATTTTCCGGGAAATGAAGCGAGGAAGTTCTTGCAGATCATCCCATTTCACCTGTTGGCAATGTTTTTATGAAAATACTCTTGCGAAATGGGATTTATTAGCGAAATTGCGATTTTTGCATGTTGTCGCTAGTTTTCATTAGCGAAACTATTTCCATGAACAACCTGAAGCCGTGTGTGCCATGGATTTGCACGATCAAGGACGCGATTCCGATATTGAGCAGGCCATCGACATGATCGCCGACCCCGGCATCTCGTTTCAAATCGAGGATCCCGGGCCGCAGGCGACGCAGGAGCCACGTATCCGGATCTCATCGACCAGGGAGGCGCTCGACCTTTTTCATGCGCTCGCCGGAGATTTCACTTCCGAACATGCCCGCGCAACATTGCAGGCCATTGCCCGCTGGCGGCACGATCAGGGCTTCGGAAAACCGTTGGGAACGCCCGCAGAGGAACTGACCATCACCTTTGCCGCCAATTCGGCCCTGCTTCCCCTTGAGGTGGGCATCCTGCACACCCACTACGCCATACCGCATGGCATACCACGCTCGCCGGCCGAACGGTTCCGCCTCGCCCAGTGCCGGCTGAACTTCTATGCCCACGGCAACCATGTGGGACCGTTGCTCGCCGAAACGGCGGATGCGCTGGAGTGGGTCGATGTCCAGTCGCTGAAGGACCCCGAGACGCTCCTGTCCTTCCTCGGCATGATCCAGAATACCGTGCACTGGATGATCGCCACCGGCCTCACCGTGCAGGCGCGTTCGTTCATCCTCGCGGCCATCCGGATCAGCGATCTCGTCAACCCCGATATCCGCCGCGTCCAGGGGCGGACCTGGCTGCTGGCCAATCTCGCCTGGGCCCATGCGGTCGAGGGCGACGATGACACGGCCATGCGGATCGCCGATCAGGCGCTCGAATTCGAACGCCAGTGGCCAACCTCGCCCTCCGTGCGGCACACGCTGATCCTCGGCCTGATCGCCGAAGTCAGGACGCTGATCCATATCCGCCGCGGCGATGCGAAGGCGGTCCGGTTCAGTGCAAGCCCGACCGATCTCGACGAACCCGGCAACGGCAACTACAATTCCCGCTGGAGGCGGCAATGGCTCGGTCTCGCGGCCCGGGTGGTCGATGCCGACAAAACGGTCTTTCCCGAACTCACCCGGTTCCTCAGCAAGACCTATTTTCCGGATTATGGCCGTAGTATCAGCCTGCTGCTGACCGCCATCGCCGCGAAGCCTGAACTGGCCGCGGCGACCTGCTTTGCCGGCGTGAGTGCGGCGACACGCATCCGGCACATGGCCGAGTTGAGCCATATCATCTGCCATTGCCATGCAGACTACCCCATGGTCTCGACCCACCCGGCCTATGCCTGGCTCAAGTTCTTTTCCGGGCCGCCACCGAGCAATTACGACTGGTTCCGCAGGCTCGCATCCTTTGCCGAACTGCGTGACGATCACACGGGCCGCCATGCGCTGCGCGTCGGCAGCATCACCCGCTCGATCTGCCGGCACATGGGCCTCAACGAACGACAGTCGCAGGAATTCGGCGACGCGGCCGACCTGCACGACCTGGGCAAGATGATGATCCCCGCCACCATCATCTGCAAACCGGGACCGTTGACGGACGAGGAATTCATGACCATCAAGACCCACCCGATCCATGGCGCCAACCTGCTGCGCAGCGACAGGGAAGCCAACGACCGCGTGAAGATCGATGCGGCCGAATACCATCACGAACGCATGGACGGGAGCGGCTATCCCTACGGGCTGAAGGGCAGCAGGATTCCACTGGTGGCGAAGGTCGTGGCGGTCGCCGACACCTTCGATGCGATGACACACCAGCGCTGCTATGCCGGTGCGCGCAATATCGATGTCGCCCTCGACATGATCCGCGATGCGCGGGGGCAACTGTTCGACCCCAAGGTCGTCGAGGCCTTTCTGCACCTCGCCGGCGAGGGACAGTCGAAGATCACGACCGAGCCGGAAGCGGCTGCCCGCTGCGTATGCCAGAGTGTCGGCATTCCCGAGGCCGACAAGCTGATGGAGACGATCCAGGCCCGGCTCGACAGGATCCTTGCCTCCTCCCGCTCCTGCTGCCGGCACGAGGAATAGGGCCGTGCCTACCGGCCGACAGCTCCCAGCCACCGACCGCCTCCGCGATGCGGAAGGCTGACGAGCGCGACCGCCACCATGGTCAGCACCATGCCCACCAGGGACAACCCGGTCATCCGTTCGTCGAACAGCAACCAGGCGATCAGCGCGGTCGACGAGGGAACGAGGAAGAACAGGCTCGACACACGGGTCGCCTCGCCACGGCGGATGAGCAGGTAAAGCAGACTGATGGCACCGAATGACAGGACCAGGACCAGCCATGCCAGCGCGAAAGCGAATTTCGGCGTCCAGTGGACATGCCCGTTCTCGAACATCGCCGCGAGAAGGCCGCAGAACAGCATCGCAGCGGCGAACTGGATGGCGCTACCGCTGCGCAGGTCCATCCCCTGCCCATAGCGCTTCTGCAACAGCGTCCCGATGGTCATGCCGATGAGAGCGATCACAGCGAGAAGAACACCAAAAGGAGAACCAATGCCCGTGGAGAGCTTATCGCCCACGGTCAGGGCGACACCGATCACGCCCAGCACCAGCCCGCCCCATTGGCGACCGGTGGAACGCTCGCCGAGGAGCAATCCGCCCATGGTCGCCACCAGCAGGGGCTGGAGGCTGACGATCAGCGCCGAAGCGCCGGCCTCGACACCATGGGCAATCGAGGCAAATACACCTCCGAGATAGACTCCGTGAACGAACAGGCCGATGAGCGCGTAGCGCGCCGCCTCGAACATGTCGCGAGGCCATGATGCTCCGGAAAACCACGCCGCCACCGCAAGCATCACCGCGGCGATGGCAAAGCGGATGGCGAGGAACGTCATGGGCTCGCTGTCAGGCAGCCCGAGCTTCGCGCCGATGAAGCCCGTGCTCCACAGGACGACGAACAGTGCCGGCATGCCTACCGCCTGAAGCCACGGCGCGGTGGCCGATGCCGGGCAAGGATGTTCAGCCAAGATCCAGTGCCTCGATCTCGGCTTCCGCTTCCAGCCATCGGCCTTCGGCGCTTGCGATGGCATCTTCCAGCGCCGCGGCATCACGGTTCAGTGCCGCCACATCGGTACCGTCGGCATAAGTGGCGGGATCGGCCAGCCTTGCGTCGAGAACGAGCTTTCGGGCCTGCAACCGCTCCACCTCGCGTTCGGCATCGCGGGCGCGGGCGCGAAGCGGGGCAAGCTTCGACCTACGATCCGCCGCACTCGGCTTTTTCCCGTCGACCGCGGATGCCGGCTGAGGCTTCGCCGGTCTGTCCGAGCGGCTTTCAAGGAGGTCGCGGCGATAGTCATCGAGGTCGCCATCGAACTCGCGCACCCGTCCGTCCCGCACCAGCCACAGCGTGTCCGCGGTGAGTTCGACCAGCCGCCGGTCATGGCTGATGAGCACAACCGCACCGGGAAAGGTGTTGATCGCTTCGATCAACGCCTGTCGACTGTCGATATCGAGATGGTTGGAGGGCTCGTCGAGTATGAGGATCTGCGGATCGCGCACACACATCAGCGCGAGGCTGAGCCGCGTGCGCTCGCCGCCCGACAGGCGCCCCGCCGGTGTTTCCGCCTTCTGCTGGATCAGCCCGAAGCGGCCGAGCCGTGCCCGCAGGCGCTCCTCGGTGAGGTGCGGCATGAGGTCGCGCAAATGCTCTATGGGCGTTCGCTCCGCCTGCAGGCTTTCGATCTGGTGCTGGGCGAAGAACCCCACTTCGAGATTGCGCGCACGGGTAATCGTTCCTCCCATCGGTTCCAGCGTGCCTGCGAGAAGCCTGGCCAGCGTCGACTTGCCGTTGCCGTTGGCGCCCAGCAGGGCAATCCGGTCCTCCGGGTCGAGCCTGAGGTCCAGCCGCCGCAGCACCGGCTTGCCTCCATATCCCGCCTCTGCCCTCTCGATCGAGATCATGGGCGGTGCGGGAATGGCCGCTCCGCCGAAATCGAAATGGATTTCCGGCTCCGACACGACATCGCCGACGGGCTGCATGCGTTCGAGCATCTTGATGCGGCTTTGCGCCTGGCGTGCCTTCGACGCCTTGTAGCGGAACCGGTCGACGAAGGCCTGGATGTGCCTGCGCTGAAGCTCCTGCTTCTCCCGCGCCTTTTCCTCAAGGACCATCTTCTCGCGGCGGGTCCGCTCGAAATTGTCATAACCTCCGGCATAGGCCTTGAGCTGTCCGCCTTCGAGATGGACGATGCGATCCGGTACGCTGTTGAGGAGTTCACGATCATGGCTGACCATGAACAGCGTCCGTGGATACGCCTTGAGATGTTGTTCCAGCCACATCGTGGCTTCAAGGTCGAGGTGGTTGGTGGGTTCGTCGAGCAGCAGAAGGTCGGGCTCGACGAACAGGACCGAGGCCAGCGCGACACGCATGCGCCAGCCTCCGGAAAAGCTCGACAGGGGGCGGAGCTGGCCGTCATCGTCGAAACCCAATCCCTTGAGAATGCGCGCGGCCCGTGCCGGTGCGGCATCCGCACGGATCTCCAGCAGGCGCGTCTCGATCTCGGCAATCCGCTCGGGTCCCGGCGATCGCTCAAGTTCGTCGAGCAGCGACTGCCGCTCGCGATCGGCAGCGAGCACGGCCGAGAGCGGCGTACTGTCACCGCCCGGCGCATCCTGCGCCACCGCGCCAAGCCTTGCAGCCGAGCGCAAGCGCACCTCGCCCTGATCGGGCTGCAACCGTCCCTCGATCAGCCGCAGCAGACTGGTCTTGCCGGTGCCGTTACGGCCGACGAAACCCACTTTCTGGCCCATGGCAACGTGCAGACTGGCACCTTCGAGCAGGACGCGCCCGGCTATCCTCAACGTGAGGTCATTGATATGCAACATCAGGAATGAGATCCGCTTCGAGCTGGCGTCGGCGATGACGCCGTCTTGCGGCCGGACTTATTCCGCGAACCGTCCCTTTGATCAACCGTGCGCTTGACACGGGCGACTACCGGTCAGGAGACGGCCCGGTCCCGTACCCGCTTTTCGGCCTCGCGCAACTGTGCCGGATTCATCTGCTTGCGCAGGCGGGAGAGCAGATCCTTGGCAAGGAGATCACCCATTTCGGAAGCCTGGGTGAGGAAGAGAAAGCCGAGGATCACATCATGGCGCACCCCCTTGCCGATGGAATAGAGATACCCCATGCTGGTACGCGCGCGCGCGTGGCCCCGCTTCGACGCCTGATGAAACCATCGGGCAGCGGCAGTCTCGTTGCGTTCCACACCTTGTCCCTGGGCATAGGACACGCCGAGCAGGAACATCGCTTCCGCCTGCCCGTCCTCGGCAGCGAACGTCAACGCGGCGATGCGATCTTCATCATTCTTGGTATCAGGCATACCGTTATCAGATCCCGACGGTTCTGAACGTTCCACAGTCGACCTGCATTATCCTCGATAATTTATAAATGAATTGCTAAGAGAGGGTACGAAATTAGCGGAAAAGTTGCGTTTAACTGAATTTATCCGATCGAATATCAATAAAATTCGATTCGATCGAATTCAATTATAGGTAGATGACAAAGTTAAAATTTGCTACTTTGAATTTTGTCTCCAAAGGTTGATATCCTGCCATTCCGTTAGCCTTCTGCGGGATCGATCGCAGGATTTGCCGTTGCCCGCCGGCCCATGTCCGGCGAGCCGCCAGTGCGGCGACAAGGCGAGCAGGCCGCACGCGTCCAGCCTTGACAACTCGCCACGGAGTTCGATCGATGCCCCAGACCTTCGCGGCCCCCGGCGACAATGACCGCAACGGATCGACCTTCGGCTCGATCCTGCAGGGTCTCAATGCCGAAAGTGTCGTGGCCCAGCGCTACCTGCTGATCCTTCGCTATGCGGTCATCAACGCCACAGCTCTTGCCCTGGTCGGGGCCGTCTGGTCCGAAGGCTGGCTCAAGATGATCTTCGCCGGTGACTCCACCAATCTGGTCGTGGCCATCATCGCCGTTTTCCTGGCCGGCATTTTCCTCTGCACGCGCAAGGTCTGGCAGACCAGCATCGAACTCAACCAGCTCAAGGAGCTGCGACCATTGCCGGGTACGAGGGTGGCCGAGTTCCTCGAACGATCGCGCGCCCTCGACGGACAGGGGCGTGCCAATCTCGCCGCGGCGCTGCGCCTGAAACTCGCCACCCGCATCGCGCTGATCAAGCATATCGCCAACAGCCTCGTGCTGCTGGGCCTGATCGGAACGGTCCTGGGTTTCATCATCGCACTATCGGGCGTCAACCCGGAGACGGCATCGGATGTGAGCGCCGTCGGGCCGATGGTCTCCCTGCTCATCAGCGGCATGTCGGTCGCGCTGTATACAACACTGGTCGGGTCCATTCTCAACATGTGGTTGATGATGAACTATCGACTGCTCGAAACCGGTACCGTTCACCTGCTGACCCAGTTGGTCGACCGGGCGGAGCACTACCATGCAGACCCTTGATCCCGTCGAAGACGACGAGACCGGTACGGTATTTCGCGACGTCATCATGCTGGCGCTGGCCGGCTTCGTGGCGATTGTCATCCTTCTTCTTCCACACCTCAATCCGCCGGGCGAAAAGACCGCGGAGAATGTCGACCCTCCGGGAAACGTCATCATCGAGGTGCGCTGGCCGGACGAGATGGACAGCGATGTCGACTTGTGGGTGCAGGCTCCGGGCGACGTCCCCGTCGGCTACTCGAACAAGGGCGGCGTGATCTTCAACCTGCTGCGCGACGACCTTGGAAAGCGGGCGGACGCCACCGGAATGAACTACGAGGTTTCCTATTCCCGCGGCATCCCGCCCGGCGAATACACGGTCAATGTCCACCTCTATCGCAATCCCGCACACACCTTTCCGATCCCGGTGACAGTTGTCACCAGCGTCAAGAAGACGGCGAAGGACTCGGCCAAG
Proteins encoded in this region:
- a CDS encoding ABC-F family ATP-binding cassette domain-containing protein; this translates as MLHINDLTLRIAGRVLLEGASLHVAMGQKVGFVGRNGTGKTSLLRLIEGRLQPDQGEVRLRSAARLGAVAQDAPGGDSTPLSAVLAADRERQSLLDELERSPGPERIAEIETRLLEIRADAAPARAARILKGLGFDDDGQLRPLSSFSGGWRMRVALASVLFVEPDLLLLDEPTNHLDLEATMWLEQHLKAYPRTLFMVSHDRELLNSVPDRIVHLEGGQLKAYAGGYDNFERTRREKMVLEEKAREKQELQRRHIQAFVDRFRYKASKARQAQSRIKMLERMQPVGDVVSEPEIHFDFGGAAIPAPPMISIERAEAGYGGKPVLRRLDLRLDPEDRIALLGANGNGKSTLARLLAGTLEPMGGTITRARNLEVGFFAQHQIESLQAERTPIEHLRDLMPHLTEERLRARLGRFGLIQQKAETPAGRLSGGERTRLSLALMCVRDPQILILDEPSNHLDIDSRQALIEAINTFPGAVVLISHDRRLVELTADTLWLVRDGRVREFDGDLDDYRRDLLESRSDRPAKPQPASAVDGKKPSAADRRSKLAPLRARARDAEREVERLQARKLVLDARLADPATYADGTDVAALNRDAAALEDAIASAEGRWLEAEAEIEALDLG
- a CDS encoding MotA/TolQ/ExbB proton channel family protein, whose protein sequence is MIFAGDSTNLVVAIIAVFLAGIFLCTRKVWQTSIELNQLKELRPLPGTRVAEFLERSRALDGQGRANLAAALRLKLATRIALIKHIANSLVLLGLIGTVLGFIIALSGVNPETASDVSAVGPMVSLLISGMSVALYTTLVGSILNMWLMMNYRLLETGTVHLLTQLVDRAEHYHADP
- a CDS encoding sel1 repeat family protein, translating into MPDTKNDEDRIAALTFAAEDGQAEAMFLLGVSYAQGQGVERNETAAARWFHQASKRGHARARTSMGYLYSIGKGVRHDVILGFLFLTQASEMGDLLAKDLLSRLRKQMNPAQLREAEKRVRDRAVS